The Vibrio tubiashii ATCC 19109 genome has a segment encoding these proteins:
- a CDS encoding 3-deoxy-7-phosphoheptulonate synthase, giving the protein MQKSELSNINISDEQVLITPEELKAKLPLSDNARRFIQESRQTIADIIHKKDHRLLVVCGPCSIHDVDAAKEYAKRLKVLSEQLSDQLYIVMRVYFEKPRTTVGWKGLINDPHLDGSFDIEHGLHVGRELLVELAEMEIPLATEALDPISPQYLADTFSWAAIGARTTESQTHREMASGLSMPIGFKNGTDGSLATAINAMQAASSSHRFMGINREGQVALLTTQGNPNGHVILRGGKQTNYDSVSVTECEQDMAKHGLEASLMVDCSHANSRKDFRRQPLVAEDVIHQIREGNKSIIGLMIESHINEGNQSSDIPLNEMQYGVSITDACINWDTTEALLRHAHEELVPFLEDRLKG; this is encoded by the coding sequence ATGCAAAAAAGTGAATTGAGCAATATTAACATTAGTGATGAACAAGTTCTTATTACACCTGAAGAGCTAAAGGCGAAACTGCCTTTGAGCGACAACGCTCGACGTTTTATCCAAGAATCTCGCCAAACCATTGCTGATATCATCCATAAGAAAGATCACCGCTTACTTGTTGTATGTGGTCCATGTTCAATTCACGATGTTGATGCTGCAAAGGAATATGCTAAGCGTCTAAAAGTACTCTCAGAACAACTGAGTGATCAACTGTATATTGTTATGCGTGTTTACTTCGAAAAGCCTCGTACTACTGTCGGCTGGAAAGGCCTGATTAATGACCCACATCTAGATGGCTCATTCGATATCGAGCATGGTCTGCATGTTGGGCGTGAGCTGTTAGTAGAACTCGCTGAAATGGAGATTCCACTTGCGACGGAAGCGCTTGACCCAATTAGCCCACAATACCTAGCGGATACCTTTAGCTGGGCTGCAATTGGCGCTCGCACCACGGAATCGCAGACCCACCGTGAAATGGCGAGTGGTCTTTCAATGCCAATCGGCTTTAAAAATGGTACTGATGGCAGCTTAGCAACGGCAATCAATGCGATGCAGGCTGCTTCTTCAAGCCACCGTTTCATGGGTATCAACCGTGAAGGCCAAGTCGCTCTACTGACGACTCAAGGTAACCCAAACGGCCACGTTATCCTGCGTGGCGGTAAGCAGACTAACTACGATTCTGTTTCTGTCACTGAGTGTGAGCAAGATATGGCTAAGCACGGCTTAGAAGCGTCACTGATGGTTGACTGTAGCCATGCAAACTCGCGCAAAGATTTCCGTCGTCAGCCGCTTGTAGCAGAAGATGTGATCCATCAAATTCGCGAAGGCAACAAGTCTATCATCGGCTTGATGATTGAAAGCCATATCAATGAAGGTAATCAATCTTCAGATATTCCTCTCAATGAAATGCAATATGGCGTATCGATCACCGATGCGTGTATCAATTGGGATACAACTGAGGCACTATTACGTCATGCACATGAAGAGCTAGTCCCTTTCCTAGAAGACCGCTTGAAAGGGTAA